The following are encoded in a window of Candidatus Microthrix parvicella Bio17-1 genomic DNA:
- a CDS encoding DUF1365 domain-containing protein yields MRDRPNSFASAWYVGRITHTRHAPVRHHFDHSIMMGLFDLDEMDRLQAAVRGFGVDRWSPIGFRTADHGPADGSSLRAWATGQLSNAGLDPGKASGPIRLLCMPRTCGFGFDPITVWFLHDADGVPSALIHEVRNTFGHRHAYVAPIDRPAHTPWRQHADKTMHVSPFFDRDGGYDFTVMPPQPTAGSRMSLRIDYRNVDGLLLTASFVGERRPFSTRGMLGAVLHSPAVTHKAIVGIHVEALKLWRKGLAYRSVPLPPQQGVTAGTACPIARSQDQTNPSTQNQLLKGTSR; encoded by the coding sequence ATGAGAGACCGTCCAAACTCGTTCGCCTCGGCCTGGTACGTCGGTCGCATCACCCATACCCGACATGCTCCGGTGCGCCATCACTTCGATCACTCGATCATGATGGGTCTGTTCGACCTGGACGAGATGGATCGCCTCCAGGCGGCAGTTCGTGGCTTTGGCGTGGATCGCTGGTCCCCGATCGGCTTTCGCACCGCCGATCACGGTCCGGCCGACGGCTCGTCCCTGCGTGCCTGGGCAACCGGGCAGCTGAGCAACGCCGGGCTTGACCCCGGCAAGGCGAGCGGGCCGATCCGTCTTCTCTGCATGCCTCGCACCTGTGGCTTTGGCTTCGACCCGATCACCGTGTGGTTCCTGCACGATGCCGACGGCGTGCCGAGCGCGCTGATCCACGAGGTGCGCAACACCTTCGGCCACCGGCACGCCTACGTGGCCCCCATCGATCGTCCAGCCCACACGCCGTGGCGCCAGCATGCAGACAAGACCATGCACGTGTCGCCGTTCTTTGACCGCGATGGTGGCTACGACTTCACCGTGATGCCGCCGCAGCCGACCGCTGGATCCCGAATGTCGCTGCGAATCGACTACCGCAACGTCGACGGCCTGCTGCTGACCGCGTCGTTCGTTGGCGAGCGGCGCCCGTTCAGCACCAGGGGAATGCTCGGAGCTGTGCTGCACAGCCCGGCGGTCACCCACAAGGCGATCGTTGGCATCCATGTCGAGGCGCTGAAGTTGTGGCGCAAGGGGTTGGCCTACCGCAGCGTTCCCCTGCCCCCACAGCAGGGGGTCACCGCCGGCACCGCCTGCCCGATAGCCCGAAGCCAAGACCAAACCAACCCCTCAACCCAGAACCAACTCCTGAAAGGAACGTCCAGATGA
- a CDS encoding NAD(P)/FAD-dependent oxidoreductase, translating to MKHSTIVIGAGIGGLSAAWALRNDPDVLVLDAGDHVGGHSDTAVVRPDGPDGPEVAVDTGFIVHNDLTYPNLLALFEHLGVQRAPSDMSFAFTRSESGADAEYSGTLRGLLGHGAWRRRSQRRLTADIVAFGKVAAEITPAQEAATHAGAELTVAELAARFSPEFRERYLYPMAAAIWSSPDLDVAAMPARSLIAFFHQHGLFRLRGRPQWSTLAGGSRSYVGALVDSLAGEVRHGVPVRSVTRVGGLAEGRMVVAAADGESWRADRVVLATHADTSLALLGDDATEAERHVLGRFRFSPNVAYLHGDPTWMPKDRRHWSAWNVAGTPADEVTVTYWMNRLQPLNTSTDLFVTLNPPWRPEGVLRRRDYTHPVMSAESTAAQRDLPAIQGVGGLWHCGAWTGYGFHEDGAESGLAVGAAIGGDVPWSLRPRAERPASMVTSGIRMRELV from the coding sequence ATGAAGCACTCAACGATCGTGATCGGTGCCGGGATCGGTGGTCTCTCAGCAGCATGGGCCCTCAGAAACGACCCCGATGTCCTGGTACTCGACGCTGGGGATCATGTCGGAGGCCACAGCGATACCGCCGTGGTACGCCCGGATGGACCTGATGGCCCGGAGGTGGCGGTGGACACCGGCTTCATCGTCCACAACGATTTGACCTACCCAAACCTGCTGGCCCTCTTCGAGCATCTTGGGGTTCAGCGGGCGCCCAGCGACATGTCGTTTGCGTTTACACGCTCGGAGTCCGGCGCTGACGCCGAGTATTCGGGAACGCTGCGTGGCCTGCTGGGACACGGTGCCTGGCGGCGACGCAGCCAGCGGAGGTTGACCGCCGATATCGTGGCGTTCGGCAAGGTGGCGGCCGAGATCACTCCAGCGCAGGAAGCCGCGACGCACGCCGGCGCCGAGCTGACGGTGGCGGAGCTGGCGGCGCGATTCTCACCGGAGTTTCGGGAGCGGTACCTGTACCCGATGGCGGCGGCCATCTGGTCGTCCCCCGATCTTGATGTGGCCGCCATGCCCGCTCGGTCGCTGATTGCCTTCTTTCATCAGCACGGGCTGTTTCGGCTTCGGGGACGCCCGCAATGGTCCACCCTTGCGGGCGGAAGTCGCAGCTACGTCGGTGCGTTGGTCGATTCGTTGGCCGGCGAGGTTCGACACGGTGTGCCCGTTCGCAGTGTGACCCGGGTGGGCGGCCTCGCTGAAGGTCGGATGGTGGTTGCCGCCGCGGATGGGGAAAGCTGGCGTGCGGACCGGGTGGTGCTGGCCACGCACGCCGACACCTCCCTGGCCCTGCTGGGCGACGACGCCACCGAGGCCGAGCGTCACGTGCTGGGTCGGTTTCGTTTCAGCCCGAACGTTGCCTACCTGCACGGCGACCCCACCTGGATGCCGAAGGACCGCAGGCACTGGTCCGCCTGGAACGTTGCGGGCACCCCCGCCGATGAGGTCACCGTGACCTACTGGATGAACCGCCTGCAACCGCTGAACACCTCCACCGACCTGTTCGTCACGCTCAACCCACCGTGGCGCCCAGAGGGTGTGTTGCGTCGACGGGACTACACACACCCGGTGATGTCGGCCGAGTCGACCGCCGCGCAACGTGATCTCCCCGCGATTCAGGGCGTCGGGGGCCTCTGGCACTGCGGTGCATGGACCGGCTACGGCTTTCACGAGGACGGCGCCGAATCCGGTCTGGCGGTTGGCGCCGCCATCGGCGGCGATGTGCCGTGGAGCCTTCGTCCTCGGGCGGAGAGGCCGGCCTCGATGGTGACCTCGGGTATTCGGATGCGTGAGCTGGTATGA
- a CDS encoding YgfZ/GcvT domain-containing protein codes for MADHPTDPSSEPMPAESWAARTTMDVLEVAGVDAAAYLQGQLSQDVAGLAVGGWAHALLLEPQGKMCAWMRVHRAAADAFDLVVDAGFGELVEQRLRRFWLRTKAELTVRPGVPALAVRNWPVGQTAPDPTVGSNVEATPADRLLLAPVDWPRHRGFDVIGAGAVAPDGVRVIEGDVGAAALLLARVEAGVPAMGSEIGPDTIPAAAGVVEASVSFTKGCYTGQELVARVDSRGNRTPNRLVRLAGEGTAPEPGTQLSVDGTERAVVTSAVTDVSAKEATDAVPHVGAWLGLGYLHRSVETPAELRTSANTSATAVAIERSDVTSR; via the coding sequence ATGGCCGACCACCCGACCGATCCCAGCTCTGAGCCGATGCCCGCTGAGTCGTGGGCTGCACGCACCACCATGGATGTGCTGGAGGTGGCTGGTGTGGATGCGGCCGCCTACCTGCAGGGCCAGCTCAGCCAGGATGTTGCCGGGCTCGCTGTTGGCGGTTGGGCCCACGCCCTGTTGCTCGAGCCACAGGGCAAGATGTGTGCGTGGATGAGGGTGCACCGGGCCGCCGCTGACGCGTTCGACCTGGTGGTGGATGCTGGATTCGGTGAGCTGGTGGAGCAGCGGCTCCGCAGGTTTTGGTTGCGTACCAAGGCCGAGCTGACCGTTCGGCCGGGCGTGCCCGCGTTGGCGGTGCGCAACTGGCCGGTGGGCCAGACCGCGCCCGACCCGACCGTGGGCTCGAACGTTGAGGCAACCCCGGCTGACCGGCTGCTGCTCGCCCCGGTTGACTGGCCCCGTCACCGGGGTTTCGATGTGATTGGCGCCGGTGCTGTGGCGCCAGATGGGGTGCGCGTGATCGAAGGCGATGTTGGCGCAGCGGCGCTGCTGCTGGCTCGGGTGGAGGCCGGTGTGCCGGCCATGGGTTCCGAGATCGGACCTGACACGATTCCTGCTGCGGCGGGCGTGGTCGAGGCCTCGGTGAGCTTCACCAAGGGTTGCTATACCGGCCAGGAGCTGGTGGCCCGGGTCGACAGCCGGGGCAACAGGACGCCAAACCGTCTGGTTCGGCTGGCGGGTGAGGGAACGGCGCCCGAACCGGGGACCCAGCTCAGCGTCGACGGCACCGAGCGGGCCGTCGTCACCAGCGCTGTAACCGATGTTTCCGCCAAAGAGGCCACCGACGCGGTTCCTCACGTTGGGGCTTGGCTGGGTCTCGGTTACCTGCATCGCAGCGTGGAGACCCCGGCGGAGCTGCGCACGTCGGCCAACACGTCGGCGACCGCGGTGGCGATCGAACGGTCGGACGTCACTTCACGCTGA
- a CDS encoding pirin family protein: MSATTTPPPNTPSPAGTTPAKASTTTDAVIHEVFPLGNQWPTLDPFLFVAHHRDAYPAGTGAMGPDAPLDGREIGADFADIDGWNMYHGSAVPGFPQHPHRGFETITYVRHGLIDHADSLGAAARFGHGDMQWVTAGNGIVHSEMFPLLNRDEANPLELFQIWLNLPAADKGAAPAFTMYWSDVLPMIEHTDANGAGTSVRVIVGALGEHAPPAPPPDSWAARNSDVAIWHVCLDGSAIWQLPAAEEGDTQRVVYAFEGDHVSIDHERLDAGNGARVDATRQLTLVGGPGGAELLVMQGRPIAEPVARYGPFVMNTRAEIAQAFDDYRATGFGGWPWTVDDPVHGTDPKRFARRPDGRTDGPPVEL; encoded by the coding sequence ATGAGCGCCACCACCACACCACCTCCCAACACCCCATCACCCGCCGGCACCACTCCGGCGAAGGCGTCAACGACAACCGACGCAGTGATTCATGAGGTGTTTCCGCTGGGCAACCAGTGGCCCACCCTGGACCCGTTCCTGTTCGTGGCGCACCACCGTGACGCCTACCCGGCCGGCACCGGGGCGATGGGCCCCGACGCTCCACTCGATGGACGGGAGATCGGGGCGGACTTTGCCGACATCGACGGCTGGAACATGTATCACGGCTCGGCCGTGCCCGGCTTCCCCCAGCATCCTCACCGGGGCTTCGAGACGATCACCTACGTCAGACATGGGCTGATCGACCATGCCGACTCGCTCGGAGCAGCCGCCCGATTTGGTCACGGCGATATGCAATGGGTGACGGCAGGCAATGGCATCGTCCACTCGGAGATGTTCCCGCTGCTGAACCGTGACGAAGCCAACCCCCTCGAGCTGTTTCAGATCTGGCTGAATCTGCCGGCGGCCGATAAGGGGGCCGCCCCGGCATTCACGATGTACTGGAGCGACGTCCTCCCGATGATCGAACACACCGATGCAAACGGGGCCGGTACCTCGGTGCGGGTGATCGTCGGTGCCCTCGGCGAGCACGCCCCTCCGGCGCCGCCGCCCGACTCCTGGGCGGCACGGAACTCCGACGTGGCCATCTGGCACGTGTGCCTCGACGGCAGCGCCATCTGGCAACTGCCCGCTGCGGAGGAGGGCGACACACAACGCGTGGTGTATGCCTTCGAAGGTGACCATGTGAGTATCGACCATGAACGCCTCGATGCCGGTAACGGTGCGCGGGTCGATGCCACCCGGCAGCTCACCCTGGTGGGTGGCCCTGGCGGGGCCGAACTGCTGGTCATGCAGGGTCGTCCAATCGCCGAACCGGTGGCCCGCTACGGCCCATTCGTGATGAACACCAGGGCCGAGATCGCCCAGGCGTTCGACGATTACCGGGCCACCGGCTTTGGTGGTTGGCCGTGGACGGTCGACGATCCGGTCCATGGCACAGATCCGAAACGGTTTGCTCGTCGTCCCGACGGCCGCACCGATGGTCCACCGGTCGAACTGTAG